From Glycine soja cultivar W05 chromosome 4, ASM419377v2, whole genome shotgun sequence, the proteins below share one genomic window:
- the LOC114410623 gene encoding uncharacterized protein LOC114410623, with amino-acid sequence MASNGHFLANLPVLTGKNFSRWQVQMKALFGYQDLSDIVENGGTTAKEAWDTLNKAYAGADKVKKVRLQTLKRQFEQLQMEKSEGIGNFFGRLQVLANSMKGYGEKFTDLMLIEKVLRSLNPKFDDIVVAIEESKDLESISIDELQGSLEAHEQRLQERNNCSTKLAETAFQAQQNLRNSGNESSRGKRGKFKNLRGRGNYGSREHSNKKNYGNQSSNRGGHNGNRGRGGKKTWDKKNADCYNCGKKGHYAVDCWYKIKILLMRLNVALYK; translated from the exons ATGGCTTCCAATGGCCATTTTCTCGCGAATCTCCCAGTTCTCACTGGCAAGAACTTTAGCAGGTGGCAAGTTCAGATGAAAGCCTTGTTTGGCTACCAAGATTTATCCGACATCGTTGAGAATG GTGGAACTACTGCGAAAGAAGCCTGGGACACGTTGAACAAAGCTTATGCTGGTGCAGATAAAGTCAAGAAAGTGCGCTTACAAACCCTGAAAAGACAGTTTGAACAACTGCAGATGGAAAAGAGTGAAGGTATTGGAAATTTCTTCGGTAGATTACAAGTTCTTGCTAATTCAATGAAAGGCTATGGTGAGAAATTCACTGATCTAATGTTGATTGAAAAAGTATTAAGATCCTTGAATCCAAAATTCGACGACATTGTGGTTGCTATTGAGGAATCAAAGGATTTGGAATCCATAAGCATTGATGAATTACAAGGTTCCCTCGAAGCCCATGAGCAAAGATTGCAAGAAAGGAATAATTGTAGTACAAAACTTGCTGAAACAGCTTTTCAGGCTCAACAAAACCTGAGGAACTCTGGAAATgaatcatctagaggaaagagAGGCAAATTCAAGAACTTAAGAGGAAGAGGGAACTATGGATCAAGAGAGCATTCAAATAAGAAAAACTATGGCAACCAAAGTTCCAATAGAGGAGGACATAATGGAAATCGAGGGAGAGGAGGAAAAAAGACATGGGACAAGAAGAATGCAGATTGTTACAATTGTGGAAAGAAGGGACACTATGCTGTTGATTGCTGGTACAAGATAAAAATCCTACTAATGAGGCTCAATGTGGCCCTATACAAGTAG
- the LOC114409447 gene encoding uncharacterized protein LOC114409447, giving the protein MPAVKMKAKAIATCKKDGSYPHVSQNSNKISKSTVVRVTNELVNLAISSQTSQNDFCKNEEYSMDLDNKGDMGQPSLSFNGCTDSMEQTDISFNGCTDSVVARDSLSSSLSPDSEAILPYNGLNYAHCQQFETVNREQFTWEPQLDDNFFSTFQMFDLDSAYETGFPIDGLTLFDDSQSYYNLSDLLFPGTNFTIHGTEENMEYPTLKETIGAADFTFGGSSIGFQQTSDSSWVNHLMCHQAIPFTEELSVISSEISSDRVDYWDQETFIKGVLELADDANSLPALLINETSKRKKVTLVLDLDETLIHSSMGQCDGAADFTFKMITDRELTVYVRKRPFLQEFLVKVSEMFEIIIFTASKRMYAETLLDVLDPDKKFFSRRVYRESCTWKDRRCVKDLTVLGIDLAKVCIIDNTPEVFRFQVNNGIPIKSWFDDPTDSALMSLLPFLEKLVDVDDVRPLIAEKFGART; this is encoded by the exons ATGCCTGCTGTTAAAATGAAGGCTAAGGCAATTGCAACCTGCAAAAAAGATGGGAGCTATCCTCATGTGTCtcagaattcaaataaaatatctaaatcCACCGTTGTTAGAGTAACTAATGAATTGGTAAATTTAGCTATCTCCAGCCAAACATCTCAAAATG ATTTTTGCAAAAATGAAGAATATTCTATGGATCTTGACAATAAAGGAGACATGGGCCAGCCCTCTCTTTCATTCAATGGATGTACAGATTCAATGGAGCAGACTGATATTTCATTCAATGGATGTACAGATTCAGTAGTAGCAAGG GATTCTTTGTCATCTTCTCTTTCCCCAGATTCAGAAGCAATTTTGCCTTATAATGGGCTTAATTATGCCCATTGTCAGCAATTTGAAACAG TTAATAGGGAACAGTTCACATGGGAACCTCAGCTGGATGACAATTTCTTCAgcactttccaaatgtttgacCTTGACTCTGCATATGAAACTGGGTTTCCCATTGATGGGCTAACTTTATTTGATGACAGCCAAAGCTATTATAACCTTTCTGATCTTCTATTTCCTGGGACAAATTTTACCATCCATGGCACTGAGGAAAATATGGAGTATCCCACTCTCAAGGAGACAATAGGAGCAGCAGATTTTACTTTTGGAGGATCCTCTATAGGGTTTCAACAGACGTCTGATTCTTCATGGGTTAATCATCTCATGTGCCATCAGGCCATTCCATTCACTGAAGAACTTTCTGTCATCTCCAGTGAGATTTCTTCAGACAGAGTAGATTATTGGGATCAAGAGACATTCATTAAGGGGGTTTTAGAGTTAGCAGATGATGCTAACTCATTGCCTGCATTACTCATCAATGAAACAAGCAAAAGGAAGAAGGTTACCCTTGTCCTTGATTTGGATG AAACGCTGATCCATTCTTCCATGGGGCAATGCGATGGTGCGGCTGACTTCACATTTAAGATGATCACAGACAGGGAGTTGACTGTATATGTACGAAAGAGGCCCTTTCTCCAAGAATTTTTGGTGAAAGTATCGGAGATGTTTGAAATCATCATTTTCACAGCTAGTAAACGCATGTATGCTGAAACATTGCTTGATGTTCTTGATCCtgataaaaagtttttttctcGACGAGTGTACCGAGAATCATGCACCTGGAAAGATCGCCGCTGCGTCAAGGATTTGACAGTTCTTGGAATTGACCTGGCAAAAGTATGCATAATTGACAACACTCCAGAG GTATTCAGGTTTCAAGTTAACAATGGGATTCCTATCAAAAGTTGGTTTGACGACCCCACTGACTCTGCTTTGATGTCTTTGCTCCCCTTTCTTGAGAAACTGGTTGATGTGGATGATGTTCGCCCCCTTATTGCAGAGAAATTTGGGGCAAGGACTTAA